From a single Ciconia boyciana chromosome 6, ASM3463844v1, whole genome shotgun sequence genomic region:
- the LYSET gene encoding lysosomal enzyme trafficking factor isoform X1, with protein sequence MAVDDSDTYRGCRAWRMMNFRQRMGWIGVGLYLLASAAAFYYVFEINETYNKLALEHIQQHPKEPQEGTTWTHSLKVRLLSLPFWLWTIIFLIPYLQMFLFLYSCTRADPKTVGYCIIPICLAVICNRHQTFVKASNQISRLQLIDT encoded by the coding sequence GTGCAGAGCATGGAGAATGATGAACTTCCGCCAGAGGATGGGATGGATTGGTGTGGGGTTGTACTTATTAGCAAGTGCTGCAGCTTTTTATTATGTCTTTGAAATCAATGAGACTTACAACAAACTAGCACTGGAGCACATTCAGCAACACCCCAAGGAACCACAGGAAGGAACCACATGGACGCACTCCTTAAAAGTACGACTGCTATCCTTGCCTTTTTGGCTGTGGactataatatttttaataccatATTTACAGATGTTCTTGTTCCTCTATTCCTGTACAAGAGCTGACCCCAAAACTGTTGGGTATTGCATCATTCCTATCTGCTTGGCTGTTATTTGCAATCGTCATCAAACATTTGTGAAAGCCTCTAATCAGATCAGTAGATTACAACTGATTGACACTTAG
- the LYSET gene encoding lysosomal enzyme trafficking factor isoform X2, which translates to MACRAWRMMNFRQRMGWIGVGLYLLASAAAFYYVFEINETYNKLALEHIQQHPKEPQEGTTWTHSLKVRLLSLPFWLWTIIFLIPYLQMFLFLYSCTRADPKTVGYCIIPICLAVICNRHQTFVKASNQISRLQLIDT; encoded by the exons ATGGC GTGCAGAGCATGGAGAATGATGAACTTCCGCCAGAGGATGGGATGGATTGGTGTGGGGTTGTACTTATTAGCAAGTGCTGCAGCTTTTTATTATGTCTTTGAAATCAATGAGACTTACAACAAACTAGCACTGGAGCACATTCAGCAACACCCCAAGGAACCACAGGAAGGAACCACATGGACGCACTCCTTAAAAGTACGACTGCTATCCTTGCCTTTTTGGCTGTGGactataatatttttaataccatATTTACAGATGTTCTTGTTCCTCTATTCCTGTACAAGAGCTGACCCCAAAACTGTTGGGTATTGCATCATTCCTATCTGCTTGGCTGTTATTTGCAATCGTCATCAAACATTTGTGAAAGCCTCTAATCAGATCAGTAGATTACAACTGATTGACACTTAG
- the LYSET gene encoding lysosomal enzyme trafficking factor isoform X3, with protein MMNFRQRMGWIGVGLYLLASAAAFYYVFEINETYNKLALEHIQQHPKEPQEGTTWTHSLKVRLLSLPFWLWTIIFLIPYLQMFLFLYSCTRADPKTVGYCIIPICLAVICNRHQTFVKASNQISRLQLIDT; from the coding sequence ATGATGAACTTCCGCCAGAGGATGGGATGGATTGGTGTGGGGTTGTACTTATTAGCAAGTGCTGCAGCTTTTTATTATGTCTTTGAAATCAATGAGACTTACAACAAACTAGCACTGGAGCACATTCAGCAACACCCCAAGGAACCACAGGAAGGAACCACATGGACGCACTCCTTAAAAGTACGACTGCTATCCTTGCCTTTTTGGCTGTGGactataatatttttaataccatATTTACAGATGTTCTTGTTCCTCTATTCCTGTACAAGAGCTGACCCCAAAACTGTTGGGTATTGCATCATTCCTATCTGCTTGGCTGTTATTTGCAATCGTCATCAAACATTTGTGAAAGCCTCTAATCAGATCAGTAGATTACAACTGATTGACACTTAG
- the GON7 gene encoding EKC/KEOPS complex subunit GON7 has product MELVAELRGRDGQTRSVRVPCPAEEGEGGQLRGLRRALAELQERVVELLAPLVQEEREAAGGGGGGPRGDVEDDDEEEEDEGEDENNIDANASGDDPPPKRTKVQQP; this is encoded by the exons atGGAGCTGGTGGCGGAGCTGAGGGGCCGCGACGGGCAGACGCGGTCGGTGCGGGTGCCGTGCCCGGCGGAGGAGGGCGAGGGCGGGCAGCTGCGCGGCCTGCGGCGGGCCCTGGCCGAGCTGCAGGAGCGGGTGGTGGAGCTGCTGGCGCCCCTGgtgcaggaggagagagaggcggcgggcggcggcggcggcgggccgcgCG GTGATGTCGAGGATGacgacgaggaggaggaggatgaaggcGAAGACGAAAACAACATCGACGCGAACGCGAGCGGCGATGACCCACCTCCAAAGCGGACGAAAGTGCAGCAGCCCTGA